In Musa acuminata AAA Group cultivar baxijiao chromosome BXJ2-3, Cavendish_Baxijiao_AAA, whole genome shotgun sequence, the following proteins share a genomic window:
- the LOC135608362 gene encoding uncharacterized protein LOC135608362, with amino-acid sequence MSSSSSSSLSTSTSSSERPGVRHLSPGSVPLEVGGSSALLEKFKQWHDVDSVVTEEFLGELRARYWIPGGYTLSAPRPGQRPYDQFPQGFGLTAGALEAGLRFPFHPMIEDCLRKWGISPSQMAPNSWRYLVVFLGECRAAGIEPSRDLFLACFRLCRGRGGYYLAARSGFKIGGAPSNNKGWKSRFFFVSCSRGWGFSTGWTSRSVDNVLPLLSGRESADVDRLRGILSSSRAIGEMTEEWLATAGLSPAAGEMVDLQSVKKASQGRSRVAAPRGDDDSGVVLKRGASEGGPGSPDVRCPTKKLKTAVRKVSARSAARERNPARGVPPGEASGAAIGKEAAGSAGGDPAPGASLRLKSMRDLCRVGGSAGEEYRTPGMTCLPTGAEGTPYVPRWSALRADSRVWADGAMAQEFILGALHPLLAKELYGLTSEALADRAAKSLVWGQHYAMALLDRALDAGRMVECQSSAFAALRLENVELRRSSGPEVVAAAERRASALEEEVRRLKAELEESQARARTLDDERQTLSNDIESARSAAWAAEEALKEEQRALPERLERAVVEYKASASFERGLVRSGRVTYEFGYRVVCARARSTHPEWELEADPFADHPADDGVNMPASVPFDDGPETPPPS; translated from the exons atgtcttcgtcttcctcctcttctctttcaaCCTCTACCTCCTCTTCCGAACGCCCCGGGGTCAGGCATTTGTCTCCGGGGAGTGTCCCCCTAGAAGTGGGAGGGAGTTCCGCCCTGCTTGAGAAGTTCAAGCAGTGGCATGACGTGGACTCGGTGGTGACGGAGGAGTTTCTGGGGGAGCTCCGGGCTCGCTACTGGATCCCGGGGGGTTACACCCTGTCCGCCCCCCGTCCGGGCCAGCGCCCGTATGACCAGTTTCCGCAGGGATTTGGTCTGACGGCGGGCGCCCTCGAGGCGGGGTTACGTTTTCCGTTCCATCCCATGATCGAGGACTGTCTCCGTAAGTGGGGTATATCGCCATCTCAGATGGCGCCAAATTCGTGGCGCTATTTGGTCGTCTTCCTTGGAGAGTGTCGAGCGGCCGGGATTGAACCGTCCAGGGATCTATTTCTGGCTTGCTTTCGACTGTGTCGGGGTCGGGGCGGCTATTACCTGGCCGCGCGTAGCGGGTTCAAGATCGGCGGGGCCCCCTCCAACAATAAAGGTTGGAAGAGCCGCTTCTTCTTCGTCAGTTGCAGTCGGGGATGGGGCTTCAGCACCGGGTGGACCTCCCGCTCTGTCGACAACGTCCTCCCGTTGCTTTCTGGCAGGGAGTCGGCGGATGTGGATCGTCTGAGGGGCATTCTGTCTTCTTCTCGGGCAATCGgagagatgaccgaggagtggctggccaCCGCAGGGCTGAGCCCGGCTGCCGGGG AGATGGTGGATCTTCAATCTGTGAAGAAGGCGTCTCAAGGACGATCCAGGGTGGCCGCGCCTCGGGGCGACGACGATTCGGGAGTCGTCCTGAAAAGGGGGGCATCAGAGGGTGGCCCGGGCTCTCCGGACGTGAGGTGTCCGACCAAGAAACTGAAGACCGCGGTCAGGAAGGTGTCCGCGAGGTCGGCTGCTCGCGAGCGCAATCCGGCGAGAGGCGTTCCGCCGGGCGAGGCTTCGGGGGCTGCCATAGGCAAGGAGGCGGCCGGGTCGGCCGGAGGGGATCCCGCCCCAGGGGCTTCTCTGCGCCTGAAGTCGATGCGGGACTTGTGCCGCGTCGGTGGGTCAGCCGGCGAAGAGTACCGGACTCCGGGCATGACCTGCCTTCCTACGGGAGCGGAGGGAACTCCCTATGTTCCTCGGTGGTCCGCTCTTAGGGCGGACAGCCGTGTATGGGCCGATGGAGCGATGGCCCAGGAGTTCATCCTGGGCGCCCTGCACCCACTGCTGGCCAAGGAGCTTTACGGCCTGACCTCGGAAGCCTTGGCAGATCGGGCGGCCAAGTCTTTGGTCTGG GGCCAACATTACGCCATGGCTCTGCTTGACCGGGCCCTCGACGCTGGGAGGATGGTCGAGTGTCAATCGAGCGCCTTCGCCGCGCTGCGCCTCGAGAACGTAGAGCTGAGGCGGTCGTCCGGCCCGGAGGTTGTAGCGGCCGCCGAGCGACGCGCCTCGGCCTTGGAGGAGGAGGTGAGGCGCCTGAAGGCCGAGCTGGAGGAAAGCCAGGCTCGGGCCCGCACGCTGGACGACGAACGGCAGACGCTCTCAAACGACATCGAGTCTGCTCGATCTGCGGCCTGGGCGGCTGAGGAAGCCCTGAAGGAAGAGCAGCGAGCACTGCCCGAGCGGCTGGAGAGGGCGGTCGTCGAGTATAAGGCCTCGGCGAGTTTTGAGCGCGGCCTGGTAAGGTCGGGGCGGGTGACGTATGAATTCGGGTACCGGGTGGTCTGCGCTCGCGCCCGATCGACCCATCCAGAGTGGGAGCTGGAGGCGGACCCTTTTGCCGACCACCCTGCGGATGATGGCGTGAACATGCCGGCGAGCGTCCCTTTTGATGACGGGCCCGAGACGCCCCCTCCGAGTTGA
- the LOC135607630 gene encoding putative disease resistance protein RGA3: MAPTSLPAEDSKAVTPRYTRGLRPGHGARSSPVPDPRLVDPVITSRSSPVPDPRLVDPVITSHSSPVPDPRLVEPVITSRSSPVLVEAMMENIWVCVSREFSETDLLRNIVKGSGGSHDGEQSRSLLEPLVEDLVRGKKFLLVLDDVWDAHIWDDLLRNPLQGGAAGSRVLVTTRNAGIARQMKAAHVHEMKLLPPEDGWSLLCKKATMNAEEEIDAQDLKDTGMKIVGKCGGLPLAIKTIGGVLLDRGLNRSAWEEVLRSAAWSRTGLPEGVHGALYLSYQDLPSHLKQCFLYCALFQENYVFRRPTIVRLWIAEGFVEARGDVSLEETGEQYYKELLRRSLLKSQPYGLDYDEPSKMHDLLRSLGHFLSRDESLLISDVQNEWRSAAATMKLRRLSIVANETMDLQDLVSSTMQHESVRSLLVERPSGHAEDIDKYLKDFVRLRVLHLMATNIQSLSQDIGNLIHLRYLDVSHSHITELPESICNLTNLQFLILKGCKKLTHIPQGIDRLVNLRSLDLRRTRLESLPCGIGRLKHLNELVGFVMDTATGSCPLEELGSLQELRYLSICKLENACMEAESRRDTSGLIGNQKLKHLRLECSDRPTSDGSKKEEIEKIEKVLDVALHPPSSVVSLTLEKFLGLRYPVWMASASISSLLPNISRLELIDCVHWPLLPPLGKLTSLEFLKIGGARAVTTIGPEFFGCEAAATGHERERNSKRPSSSSSTSPPSLFPKLRQLQLWNMTNMEVWDWVAEGFAMGRLNKLVLKNCPKLKSLPEGLIRQATCLTTLDMTNVRALKSIRGFPSLKELSIIGISDLEIVTDLPALELLKLGTFGSLINHLPEWLTACPASFTTLQRLDVYGTTQLLLRCLQNGADWPMIRHFPSFSIKDGRGGNYINYIKHSCTFETNLVDDDDDDDAFAAAAEEEEEEEEEEEEEEEEEEGVNEL, translated from the coding sequence ATGGCGCCCACCTCCCTGCCTGCAGAAGACAGCAAAGCAGTGACTCCCAGGTACACGAGAGGCCTGCGCCCCGGGCACGGCGCTCGCTCTAGTCCAGTTCCCGACCctcgactcgtcgatccagttattacgagtcgctccagtccAGTTCCCGACCctcgactcgtcgatccagttaTTACGAGTCACTCCAGTCCAGTTCCCGACCCTCGACTCGTCGAGCCAGtcattacgagtcgctccagtccAGTCCTGGTGGAAGCCATGATGGAGAACATCTGGGTGTGCGTGTCCCGAGAGTTCAGCGAGACGGATCTTCTCAGAAATATCGTTAAAGGTTCTGGTGGAAGCCATGATGGAGAACAGAGCAGGAGTCTGCTGGAGCCCTTGGTGGAGGATCTCGTGAGAGGGAAAAAGTTCTTGCTGGTGTTGGATGATGTTTGGGATGCTCATATCTGGGACGACTTGCTCCGCAATCCTTTGCAGGGAGGAGCAGCAGGCAGCAGGGTGCTGGTGACCACCAGAAACGCAGGGATCGCGAGGCAAATGAAGGCGGCCCACGTCCACGAGATGAAGCTGCTGCCTCCGGAGGACGGCTGGTCCCTCCTGTGCAAGAAGGCGACGATGAATGCAGAGGAGGAAATTGATGCCCAAGATCTCAAGGACACAGGCATGAAGATTGTTGGGAAATGCGGAGGGCTTCCCCTGGCCATCAAGACCATCGGAGGGGTCCTCCTCGATAGAGGACTCAACAGAAGTGCGTGGGAGGAAGTTCTCCGCAGCGCCGCATGGTCACGGACCGGGCTTCCCGAAGGTGTGCACGGAGCACTGTATCTGAGCTACCAAGACTTGCCGTCACATCTCAAGCAATGCTTTCTCTACTGTGCCTTGTTCCAAGAAAACTATGTGTTTCGTAGGCCTACCATCGTCAGATTATGGATAGCCGAGGGGTTTGTCGAAGCCCGAGGAGATGTCAGCTTGGAGGAAACAGGGGAGCAATATTACAAAGAGCTGCTTCGTAGGAGCCTTCTAAAATCGCAACCTTACGGTCTGGACTACGATGAGCCTTCCAAGATGCATGACCTGCTGCGATCGCTTGGTCATTTCCTATCGAGAGATGAGAGCTTGTTAATTAGTGACGTTCAAAACGAGTGGAGAAGTGCTGCCGCCACCATGAAGCTGCGTCGGTTGTCGATTGTGGCCAATGAAACCATGGACTTACAGGATCTCGTCAGTTCGACCATGCAACATGAGTCAGTGAGGTCATTGTTGGTGGAGAGACCAAGTGGCCATGCGGAGGATATAGATAAGTACTTGAAGGACTTCGTGCGACTTAGAGTCCTCCATCTTATGGCCACAAATATCCAGAGCCTATCGCAAGATATCGGAAATTTGATACACTTGAGATACTTGGATGTGTCTCATAGCCATATAACGGAGCTTCCAGAAAGCATATGCAATCTGACGAATTTGCAGTTTTTGATCCTCAAAGGATGTAAGAAGTTGACGCATATCCCCCAGGGCATAGATAGGCTAGTCAATCTAAGGTCACTAGATTTGAGACGTACACGCCTGGAGAGCTTACCATGTGGAATAGGAAGGTTGAAGCACCTCAATGAACTCGTAGGATTCGTGATGGACACGGCTACTGGTTCGTGCCCATTGGAAGAATTAGGCAGCCTCCAGGAGCTCAGATACCTCTCCATTTGTAAGTTGGAGAATGCGTGCATGGAAGCTGAATCAAGAAGGGATACAAGCGGATTAATAGGTAACCAAAAACTGAAGCATCTGCGCTTAGAATGCTCAGACAGGCCGACATCCGATGGTTCCAAGAAGGAAGAGATTGAAAAAATCGAGAAGGTGTTGGATGTGGCACTTCATCCACCATCATCTGTTGTTTCTCTCACGTTAGAGAAGTTCTTGGGCCTCCGGTACCCCGTCTGGATGGCGTCTGCAAGCATCAGTTCGCTTCTTCCAAACATAAGCCGCTTGGAACTAATTGACTGCGTTCATTGGCCACTGCTTCCACCACTAGGCAAGCTAACCAGTTTGGAGTTTCTTAAAATAGGAGGTGCACGTGCAGTGACCACCATCGGACCGGAATTTTTTGGGTGTGAAGCTGCTGCTACTGGTCATGAACGGGAACGGAATTCAAagcgcccttcttcttcttcttctacttctcctcCTTCGTTGTTTCCGAAACTAAGGCAGCTGCAACTCTGGAATATGACTAACATGGAAGTGTGGGATTGGGTAGCGGAAGGTTTTGCTATGGGTCGCCTCAACAAATTGGTCCTCAAAAATTGCCCCAAGTTGAAGTCTCTACCGGAAGGCCTGATCCGACAGGCAACCTGCTTAACCACATTGGATATGACCAATGTGCGTGCTCTCAAGTCCATCAGAGGTTTCCCTTCTCTAAAAGAACTGAGTATAATTGGTATATCAGATCTGGAGATTGTTACTGATCTCCCTGCACTGGAGCTCTTGAAGTTGGGCACATTTGGATCTCTCATCAATCATTTACCTGAGTGGTTGACGGCTTGCCCTGCAAGCTTCACCACACTCCAGAGACTGGACGTCTACGGAACCACCCAACTCCTCCTCAGATGCCTCCAAAATGGCGCAGACTGGCCCATGATCAGACACTTTCCATCTTTTTCCATCAAAGATGGCCGAGGTGGCAATTATATAAACTACATCAAGCATTCCTGCACCTTCGAGACAAACCtagtcgatgatgatgatgatgatgatgcttttgctgctgctgctgaagaagaagaagaagaagaagaagaagaagaagaagaagaagaagaagaagaaggcgtcaATGAGCTTTGA
- the LOC135606597 gene encoding disease resistance protein RGA2-like: protein MPNPFISKLLVTLFNMAKEKVDLWLGVPGKIQNLQSTLRNIQSVLRDAEKRRIEDKAVNDWLMELKDVMYDADDVLDEWRTAAEKCTPGESPPKRFKGNIFSIFAGLSDEVKFRNEVVIKIKDLNDRLKEISDRGSKLQLHVSAAEPRVVPRVSRITSPVMESDMVGERLEEDAKALVEQLTKQDPSKNVVVLAIVGIGGIGKTTLAQKVFNDGKIKANFRTTIWVCVSQEFSETDILRNIVKGAGGSHGGEQSRSLLEPMVAGLLRGNKFLLVLDDVWDAQIWDDLLRNPLQGGAAGSRVLVTTRNTGIARQMKAGLVHEMKLLPPEDGWSLLCKKATMNAEEEIDAQDLKDTGMKIVGKCGGLPLAIKTIGGVLLDRGLNRSAWEEVLRSAAWSRTGLPEGVHGALYLSYQDLPSHLKQCFLNCVLFPEDYKFHEPEIVRLWIAEGFVEARGDVSLEETGEQYYRELLHRSLLQSQPYGQDYDESYMMHDLLRSLGHFLSRDESLFISDVQNEWRSGAALMKLRRLSIGATVTTDIQHIVNLTKRHESVRTLLVDGTHGIVGDIDDSVKNLVRLRVLHLMHTNIESISHYIGNLIHLRYLNVSHSHITELPESIYNLTNLQFLILKGCFKLRQIPQGIDRLVNLRTLDCKGTHLESLPCGIGRLKLLNELVGFVMNTATGSCPLEELGSLQELRYLSVDRLEITYMEAEPRRDTSGLKGNHKLKNLHLYCLSTLTSDGHTEEEIERMEQVLDVALHPPSSVVSLSLQNSFGLRYPSWMASACISSLLPNISRLELINCDHWPLLPPLGKLPSLEFLEIGGARAVTTIGPEFFGCEAAAAASGHERERNSKRPSSSSSSSSSSLPPLLFPKLRQLQLWDMTNMEVWDWVAEGFAMRRLDELVLHNCPKLKSLPEGLIRQATSLTTLDLRNVCALKSIRGFPSVKQLRISGKSDLEIVTDLPALELLRLGTFGSRINHLPEWLAACPACFTTLQRLDVWGATKLLRRCLQNGADWPMIERFPIFSIRDFRGNYINYVKHSCTFDTNLVDDDAVFAAVAAEEEEE, encoded by the coding sequence ATGCCGAATCCCTTCATCTCCAAGCTCCTCGTAACATTGTTCAACATGGCCAAGGAGAAGGTGGACTTGTGGTTGGGCGTCCCCGGGAAGATCCAAAACCTCCAAAGCACACTCCGCAACATCCAGTCTGTCCTTCGTGACGCCGAGAAGCGGCGGATCGAGGACAAGGCCGTCAACGACTGGCTGATGGAGCTGAAGGATGTCATGTACGACGCCGACGACGTCCTCGACGAGTGGCGGACCGCGGCCGAGAAGTGCACCCCGGGAGAGTCCCCTCCGAAGCGGTTCAAAGGCAACATATTTTCCATCTTTGCTGGCTTAAGCGACGAGGTCAAGTTCAGAAATGAGGTGGTCATCAAAATCAAGGATCTCAACGATCGGCTGAAAGAGATCTCGGACCGAGGGTCCAAGTTGCAACTCCATGTGTCTGCGGCGGAACCAAGGGTGGTTCCTCGAGTTAGTCGCATAACTTCCCCGGTGATGGAGTCTGACATGGTTGGCGAGCGACTGGAGGAGGACGCCAAGGCACTGGTGGAGCAGCTGACAAAGCAAGATCCGAGTAAGAACGTGGTGGTGCTGGCAATTGTGGGGATCGGCGGCATTGGAAAGACCACCCTCGCTCAGAAGGTGTTCAATGATGGTAAAATCAAAGCCAACTTCCGCACCACCATCTGGGTGTGCGTGTCCCAAGAGTTCAGCGAGACGGATATTCTCAGAAATATCGTTAAAGGTGCTGGTGGAAGCCATGGTGGGGAACAGAGCAGGAGTCTGCTGGAGCCCATGGTGGCGGGTCTCCTTAGAGGGAACAAGTTCTTGCTGGTGTTGGATGATGTTTGGGATGCTCAGATCTGGGACGACTTGCTCCGCAATCCTTTGCAGGGAGGAGCAGCAGGCAGCAGGGTGCTGGTGACCACAAGAAACACAGGGATCGCGAGGCAAATGAAGGCGGGCCTCGTCCACGAGATGAAGCTGCTGCCTCCAGAGGATGGCTGGTCGCTCCTGTGCAAGAAGGCGACGATGAATGCAGAGGAGGAAATTGATGCCCAAGATCTCAAGGACACAGGCATGAAGATTGTTGGGAAATGCGGAGGGCTTCCCCTGGCCATCAAGACCATCGGAGGGGTCCTCCTCGATAGAGGACTCAACAGAAGTGCGTGGGAGGAAGTTCTCCGCAGCGCCGCATGGTCACGGACCGGGCTTCCCGAAGGTGTGCATGGAGCACTGTATCTGAGCTACCAAGACTTGCCGTCGCATCTCAAGCAATGCTTTCTCAACTGTGTCTTGTTCCCCGAAGACTATAAGTTTCACGAGCCTGAAATTGTCAGATTATGGATAGCCGAGGGGTTTGTCGAAGCCCGAGGAGATGTCAGCTTGGAGGAAACAGGGGAGCAATATTACAGAGAGCTGCTTCATAGGAGCCTTCTACAATCGCAACCTTACGGTCAGGACTACGATGAGTCTTACATGATGCATGACCTGCTCCGATCGCTCGGCCATTTCCTATCGAGAGATGAGAGCTTGTTCATTAGTGACGTGCAAAACGAGTGGAGAAGTGGTGCCGCCCTGATGAAGCTACGTCGGTTGTCGATTGGGGCCACTGTAACCACGGACATCCAGCATATCGTCAATTTGACCAAGAGACATGAGTCAGTGAGGACACTGTTAGTAGATGGAACACACGGCATTGTGGGGGATATAGATGATTCCGTGAAGAATCTCGTGCGACTTCGAGTCCTGCACCTTATGCATACAAACATCGAGAGCATATCGCACTACATCGGAAATTTGATACACTTGAGATACTTGAATGTGTCTCATAGCCATATAACGGAGCTTCCAGAAAGCATATACAATCTGACGAATTTACAGTTTTTGATCCTCAAAGGATGTTTCAAGTTGAGACAGATCCCCCAGGGTATAGATAGGCTAGTCAATCTAAGGACACTCGACTGTAAAGGTACACACTTGGAGAGCTTACCATGTGGAATAGGAAGGTTGAAGCTCCTCAATGAACTCGTAGGATTCGTGATGAACACGGCTACTGGTTCGTGCCCATTGGAAGAATTGGGCAGCCTCCAGGAGCTCAGATACCTCTCCGTTGATAGGTTGGAGATCACGTACATGGAAGCTGAACCGAGAAGGGATACGAGCGGATTAAAGGGTAACCATAAACTGAAGAATCTACATTTATATTGCTTATCTACACTGACATCAGATGGTCACACGGAGGAAGAGATTGAAAGAATGGAGCAGGTGTTGGATGTGGCACTTCATCCACCATCATCTGTTGTTTCGCTCAGTTTACAGAATTCCTTCGGCCTCCGGTACCCAAGCTGGATGGCGTCTGCATGCATCAGTTCGCTTCTTCCAAACATAAGCCGCTTGGAACTAATTAACTGCGATCATTGGCCACTGCTTCCACCGCTAGGAAAGCTCCCCAGTTTGGAGTTTCTTGAAATAGGAGGTGCACGTGCAGTGACCACCATCGGACCCGAATTTTTTGGGTgtgaagctgctgctgctgcttctggtcATGAACGGGAACGGAATTCAAagcgcccttcttcttcttcttcttcttcttcttcttctctccctcctTTGTTGTTTCCGAAACTAAGGCAGCTGCAACTCTGGGATATGACTAACATGGAAGTGTGGGATTGGGTAGCGGAGGGTTTTGCTATGCGTCGCCTCGACGAATTGGTCCTCCATAATTGTCCCAAGTTGAAGTCTCTACCGGAAGGCCTGATCCGACAGGCAACCAGCTTAACCACATTGGATCTGAGGAATGTGTGTGCTCTCAAGTCCATCAGAGGTTTCCCTTCTGTGAAACAACTGAGAATAAGTGGTAAATCAGATCTGGAGATTGTTACTGATCTCCCTGCACTGGAGCTCTTGAGGTTGGGCACTTTTGGATCTCGCATCAATCATTTACCAGAGTGGTTGGCCGCTTGCCCTGCATGCTTCACCACGCTCCAGAGACTGGACGTATGGGGAGCCACCAAACTCCTCCGCAGATGCCTCCAAAATGGCGCAGACTGGCCCATGATCGAacgctttccaattttttccatcaGAGATTTCCGAGGCAATTATATAAACTACGTCAAGCATTCCTGCACCTTCGACACAAACCTAGTCGATGATGATGCTGtttttgctgctgttgctgctgaagaagaagaagaataa